In Desulfobacterales bacterium, the DNA window CCAGCTTGTTTTGGGGAACATTCATTTTGATCCCGACGAGTTTGTCGCCCAAAAGCGCGCCTTTTAACAACAGGGCGATTTGCTCGATCTTTTCCCTTTTTACCGTGTTTTTCCAGACCGTGTGATTGGCGATGAGCTGCGTGTTGGTCTGCATCAATTCTTTAATGATTTTAAGGCCGTGTGCTTTGATGGTGCTGCCGGTTTCGGTGACTTCCACGATGGCGTCCGCCAGACCCGAGACGACCTTGGCTTCGGTGGCGCCCCAGGAAAACTCGACATCGACCTGAATGTTTCTTTCCTCGAAATATCGTTTGGTGAATCCGACGAGTTCCGTGGCGATTTTTTTACCGTTTAGATCTTCCAGTGTTTTTATGGATGAATCATAAGGAACCGCCAGAATCCAGCGGGCGGGCCGGGCGCTCACCTTGGAATAGACCAGATCGGACACCACCTGAACGTCGGAGCAGTTTTCGGCGATCCAGTCTTTTCCGGTAAGGCCCGCGTCCAGCGTGCCGTTTTCCACGTACCGGCTCATTTCCTGCGCGCGGCAGATCGCACATTCAATCGAATCATCGTTTATTTCAGGAAAATAACTTCTTCCGTTGACATTGATCTTCCACCCGGAGCGCTTGAATAATTCAATGGTTGCATCCTGCAGGCTTCCCTTGGGAATTCCCAGCTTCAATTTGTCCGTCATTTTTTGTATACCTCCTCGGGGTCGAATAACGGCGCCCCAATAATTTTGATTTCTCCGTTCTTGCTCACTTGTTTATAAAAGCAGCTTCGATGACCGGTGTGGCAGGCCGCGCCGCCCACTTGCTCGACCTTCAGCAGCACGGTGTCGTTGTCGCAGTCCACTCGAATCTCCTTTACCAGTTGAACATTCCCGGAGGTTTCCCCCTTGATCCAAAGGGAGTTTCGGCTTCGGCTCCAAAAGGTTGCCTTCCCTGTTTTCAGTGTGTGCAACCAAGCAGCTTCGTTCATAAAAGCCAGCATCAATACGTCCCCGGTGCTGTGATCCTGAACAATCGCAGGAACAAGCCCTCCCATTTTGCTAAATTCAAGCATCATTATAATTTGTCCTTAGTTACGGCGTCATCAGAACCGTTATGAACCTTGAGCCGCACACATCTATGTCCATCCGGAAAGGTTGGGGTTTAATTCGGAGCGGTAACACCGGTCAGGGCCTAAAAAGGCCGTTTCCGAATGGGCACATCGAAAGCAGGAGGCCGAATATCAGCGCAGGCATTCTCAAGGCGCTATTTTCCAAAAGCATAACGCTCTTATAAAAATAGAGAAAAATAGCGGCTGACCCCATAAAAGTCAAGTTATTTTTCAGCGCGTTGTCAGCTTGCTTTAAGCGCTCATCTTTGGTAGTTTCCGCGAGTGCTTGAATTGGCTCCGCAAGGGTTTTTTTGGAGCAACCGTTTTAGGGGTTACACTGAAATGCAAAAACAAAAAACAAAATCAGAAATCAAAAAGGCCCGTGTCAAAAAAGGCCCGGGTGGAATGATAGCGACTTTTTTCAAATGGACAGCGTGGGGTTGCTTTTTCTTTTTTATTCTCGGATGTGTCGTGGCAGCCGGCATTTATTTTCATATCAGCGAAACGTTGCCCAAAATATCGACCCTTGCCGATTATCGCCCGCCGGTCATCAGTACCATTTATGCCGACGATAATCGCAAAATTGCTGAATTCGCCAAGGAGCGGCGGATCGTGGTGCCGCTTACACTGATGCCCCGGATGCTGACTGAAGCGTTTATCGCGGCTGAGGATTCCCGGTTTTATAAACATCAAGGGATCGACTTTATTAGTATTATTCGCGCGCTGTTTAAGAATATCGAGGCGGGCACCATTGTTCAGGGGGGCAGCACCATCACGCAACAGGTGACCAAATCCTTTTTTTTAACGCCGGAAAGAAACTATGCGCGTAAGATCAAGGAGGCCATTTTGGCCTATCGAATCGATAAGTCCTTCTCAAAAGAGGAGGTGCTTTATCTATACTTGAACCAAATCTATCTGGGCCACGGCGCCTATGGCGTGGAGGCCGCGGCTGAGAATTATTTTGGAAAATCGGTCAGCGATTTGAATCTGGCGGAATGCGCTATTTTAGCTGGGTTGCCCCAGGCGCCTAGCCGCGATTCGCCTTTCCGGCACCCGGAACGGGCTAAACAGCGACAGATCTATGTTCTCAACCGAATGGTGGAAGAAGGGATCATCACCAATATTCAAGCCACCGAGGCCATCAATACGGAACTGGACATCAAACCCCGCCGCAACTGGTATATCGAAGAGGTCCCCCATTATGCGGAGCATGTTCGCCGCTATGTTGAAAAAACCTATGGCGCGGATAAGCTGTATAATGAGGGGCTTCAGATTTATACGGCCGTCAATATTGAGATGCAGAAAATCGCCCGGGAGGAAATGGGTGCCGGGTTGAGAGCCCTCGATAAACGGCAGGGGTATCGCGGGCCGGTTAAGCACCTTGCGCCCTCGGAAATCGAACCGTTTTTTCAGGCCCTGAAGTCCGAAACGGAACCGGTCGCCCTAACCCCCGGCGCGTTGACGACCGGTGTTGTGGTTTCCATAAATGATACTGAAAAAATCTTAGGGGTGCGCCTGGCCGACGGAATCGGCTCACTTGCGCCGATCGATATGCGCTGGGCACGAAAGGCGTCCGCTCAAAACCCCGGCGACGTGCTGGCTGTCGGTGATGTCATTATGGTCTCGATCAAATCGGTGGCTGATGAGACCGGATTGTTTCAACTGGCTCTGGAGCAGACCCCGGCCGTGCAATCCGCATTGATGTGCATCGAGGCGCAGACGGGCCATGTCAAAACTATGGTGGGCGGCTATGATTTCAAGGAAAACCAGTTCAACCGGGCCATTCAGGCCCGGCGTCAGCCTGGTTCGGCCTTCAAGCCGATCATCTATGCTGCCGCGATGGATAAAGGCTTTACACCCGCCTCAATGATTGTTGATTCGCCGATTGTGTTTACGGCCTCCGAAAGCAATATCAAATGGAAGCCGAAAAACTACGAAGAGAAATTTAACGGCCCTACGCTGCTGAGAGACGCGCTGGCGCACTCACGCAATATTGTTTCGATCAAGCTCCTTCAGCAAATCGGTGTGGGCTACGCCATTGATTATGCCCGGAAACTGGGCATCGAATCGCCCTTAAGCCGTAATTTGTCCATCGCGTTGGGCTCTTCAGGCGTATCGCTTTTGGAATTGCTTACGGCCTATTCGGTTTTTGCCAACCATGGGTATCTGGTCTCCCCGATTTTTATCATCAAAATCGTGGACAGGGATGGAAACGTGCTGGAACTCAACAGCTCGGTAAGGAAAAAAGCAATCGATAAAACGACGGCTTACATTGTGACGAGTATGCTTGAAAGTGTCGTTCAAGATGGCACCGGACAGCGGGTTCAGGAATTGCATCGGCCGGTTGCGGCCAAAACCGGCACCACCAACGACCTTTTTGATGCCTGGTTTATCGGATATACGCCACGCTATATTACCGGTACATGGGTCGGGTTTGACGAGGAAAAAACCCTGGGAAGGGGAGAAACCGGCGGCCGTGCAGCCCTCCCCATATGGCTCGGGTTTATGAAAAGAATTCTTGCGGATAAACCGGTGCAGGTGTTCGAGGTGCCCGATGGGGTGGTGTTCGCAAAAATCGATGCGAAAACAGGCTTGCTCCCCATAGCCGAGTCCGGAGAAACCCGGTTTGAAGTTTTCAAAGAGGGAACTCAACCCACCGAGTACTCCGAAGCGCCGGGCACCTTGGCCGGTCCGGAAGATTTTTTTAAATCCGACCTGTAGCCTTACACCTTCGTCAATTTGACGTCATCTTCCGCAAGAAGTGGATCTGATCGGACATCGACAGTGACCAGGCCAAACATTTGCTTCAGTTTTTTAATGTTTTCATTGTGCTGTCCGCGCAGGCGCGGCACGCTGCGGGGGTGAACACAGAACGTTACGCGTTGCGCTTTTTCAGGCAGTTGAGCGCAGGCTTTCAGTGTGGACACGGCCTTGTCGAGAAAGATTCGGGAAATGACCAAATGGCCGAACGCCGGATGATAGGGGCCGGCGAGAATGCACGCATCGCTGTCAAGATCGACCGTTGCCTGCAGCCCCATACGAATCACCGGTATGTTTTTTTCCCGAAAGGCCCCATGCATCTCTTTAACGATGGATACGCACCGCTCTATCGTCCAGGAGATATATCGGCCGCTGGTATATAATTTGGCCAGGGGGCTCTCCTTCAATACGACGGTGGGGTAAATGCGGACAAAGTCGGGCGATAAGGCCGCAGCGCTGCGAGCGCTTGCCATGGCGCGGCGTTCATCGTCGCCGGGCAGGCCCACCATTAGTTGCAGCCCGGTAACGAAGCCTTTTGACTTTAAAAGGGCGACGGCCTGCTGAGTGCCTTCGGCGGTATGGCCCCTTCTGGAAAGGCGCAGAACCTCATCGTTCATGGACTGAGCCCCTATCTCGACGGCATCCACCGGATAGGCGCATAAGCAGTCAAGGCGATGCGAATCGATTGTGTCCGGGCGAGTTGAAAATCGAATGCCATGGATTTTTCCCTCCTTTACATAAGCGGCAGCCATTTCCAGCAAAGATAAAACATCCTCGGGTGCCATGCCTAGGAAATTACCACCGTAGAACGCCAGTTGAATGCGGCGGGATGACGGGCGGCATCCCTTCAGGAAATGATCGATACGGCTTTTGATCGTTTGATGAGCCAGCGGTTGCGCACGGTTTCCGGTGATGCTTTCCTGGTTGCAAAACACGCAACGGTGGGGACAGCCCGCGTAAGGCAAAAAGATCGGAACAATCAGCGGTGCGTCAACGGAGGCCATTTCATGTAGACGCTTCAATGAGAGTGAGTAGTTGCCGGGCGGCATCCTGCTCGGCGGCTTTTTTGCTCTTGCCGAGGCCCTCGGTGATCAATTCGCCGACGATGATTTGTGCGCGAAAGGTTTTGTCATGATCCGGTCCGGTTTCATCAATGAGCCGGTATTGAGGGGTTATTCGCCGTTTGAGTTGCACCAGTTCCTGAAGCCGGCTTTTATAATCGAGGGGAACTGTTGGCTTTGTATCCGCCAGTTTGGTGATAAAATGGTCTGAAAACACGTCAAATACGCATTTTAACCCACCGTCCAGATAAACCGCGGCCAAAACCGCCTCCAGCGCATCGGCCAGAATGGACGGCTTCTCATGACCGTGGGTTTGCGCTTCTCCCTTGCCGAGGTTCAAATGCTTGCCCAGGTTCAGGGTGCGGGCAATGGCAGCCAGCTCCTGCTCATTGACCAGACCGGCGCGAAGGCGGGATAAATCACCTTCTTTGAGATTCGGATACTTATCCATCAACAGGTGACCTACCAGCAGGTTTACAACGGCATCTCCCAGAAATTCCAAACGTTCGTTGTCCCGAATATTGCTTTCGGACAGCTCGTTGACGTAGGAGCTATGCCGCAAGGCCTCTTCTAAATAGGCCGGATCGGAAAACCGGTATCCGAGTTTTTCCTGAATGTCGATTATATCTTGTTGCATGATGAGGCATAAATTAGCTTTTCATACAATGAATAAGGAACGGATAAATCACCGCTGCCGACGCCCATTCGAATGTGTGGGTTGATTGCACCATGGAAATCGGAGCCGCCGGTCATGAGAAGATCATATCGAAGGGCAAGGGTTTTATAGAATTCGGTTTGTTCCGGTGTGTGTTCCGGATAAAAAACCTCGATGCCGCCCAAACCCGCTGTTTTCAGCGTTACGATCAGGCCTTCAAGCGTGTCCACATCGGATAGCTCCAATAAAGAAGGATGCGCCAACACGCAAACGCCGCCGGCGCTTCGAACCACCTCGATGGCGCGCCGCCAATCCACCCGATATTTATCGACGTAGGCGGGTTTACCCCGGCTCAAATAGTTGTCAAAGGCCTCGTCAATGCTGGTTACATAGCCTTTTTCAAGCATATGGCTGGCAATGTGGGGGCGAGAGAGCTGCCCGTCCCAAGAAGCGAGCAAGGATTCATACGACATCGGCAGTCCGATTTCGTTGAGCAAGCGAACGATTTCCGGATTCCGATTGGCGCGGGCCGCCTGAAGTTTGGCCAGCTCATGATTTAACGCCTGGTTATTCAAGCTGATATTATATCCCAAAAGATGCATGCTGCCTGAAATGGGCAGATTATCGGGTGGGCCGGCGCTGATCTCAACACCGGGAAGAAATTTTAAGTCGCCGGCCACGCCGATTTTCAGCGCATCCCTAGCGCCTTCAAGGGTGTCATGATCCGTGATGGAAATGGCGGCCAGACCTATCTGCCGGGCCGTCCTTAAGATTTCAACTGCCGAAAGCGAGCCGTCCGATGCCGTTGAGTGAATATGCAGGTCAATGGGTGCGGACGAATCAAATACCAAGGGCTTTTTCCATGGCCTCTTCTTTGGTTTTACAATCGATGCATTGGGTGGTGACCGGCCTGGCCTTGAGCCGATTAACGGAGATTTCCTCGCCGCATGACTCGCAAATACCGAAGGTGCCGTTTTCTATTCGATCAAGCGCTTTTTTTATCTTTTTAATCAACTTGTGTTCGCGGTCGCGAATCCGCAACATGAAATTTCTGTCCGCTTCAAGAGAAGCTCTGTCCGTCGGATCCGGGAAACTGTCGCTCGGACCGGTCATATCGGAAACGGTATCGTCCGCCTGGGACAAAAGCTCCTTTAAACGATCTGAAAGATATTCTTTAAAGTAGTCAAGGTCTTTTTTATCCATCAGCGTTTCTCCCTTACATCAGGTCCATTTCATAAGTCGTTTTCTGTAACATATCATAAAGAGCAAGTAAAGGTGGAAAATTTGTCGGCCGCCTGGGGGTTCGTGGGCTA includes these proteins:
- a CDS encoding PBP1A family penicillin-binding protein, which produces MQKQKTKSEIKKARVKKGPGGMIATFFKWTAWGCFFFFILGCVVAAGIYFHISETLPKISTLADYRPPVISTIYADDNRKIAEFAKERRIVVPLTLMPRMLTEAFIAAEDSRFYKHQGIDFISIIRALFKNIEAGTIVQGGSTITQQVTKSFFLTPERNYARKIKEAILAYRIDKSFSKEEVLYLYLNQIYLGHGAYGVEAAAENYFGKSVSDLNLAECAILAGLPQAPSRDSPFRHPERAKQRQIYVLNRMVEEGIITNIQATEAINTELDIKPRRNWYIEEVPHYAEHVRRYVEKTYGADKLYNEGLQIYTAVNIEMQKIAREEMGAGLRALDKRQGYRGPVKHLAPSEIEPFFQALKSETEPVALTPGALTTGVVVSINDTEKILGVRLADGIGSLAPIDMRWARKASAQNPGDVLAVGDVIMVSIKSVADETGLFQLALEQTPAVQSALMCIEAQTGHVKTMVGGYDFKENQFNRAIQARRQPGSAFKPIIYAAAMDKGFTPASMIVDSPIVFTASESNIKWKPKNYEEKFNGPTLLRDALAHSRNIVSIKLLQQIGVGYAIDYARKLGIESPLSRNLSIALGSSGVSLLELLTAYSVFANHGYLVSPIFIIKIVDRDGNVLELNSSVRKKAIDKTTAYIVTSMLESVVQDGTGQRVQELHRPVAAKTGTTNDLFDAWFIGYTPRYITGTWVGFDEEKTLGRGETGGRAALPIWLGFMKRILADKPVQVFEVPDGVVFAKIDAKTGLLPIAESGETRFEVFKEGTQPTEYSEAPGTLAGPEDFFKSDL
- the hisG gene encoding ATP phosphoribosyltransferase encodes the protein MTDKLKLGIPKGSLQDATIELFKRSGWKINVNGRSYFPEINDDSIECAICRAQEMSRYVENGTLDAGLTGKDWIAENCSDVQVVSDLVYSKVSARPARWILAVPYDSSIKTLEDLNGKKIATELVGFTKRYFEERNIQVDVEFSWGATEAKVVSGLADAIVEVTETGSTIKAHGLKIIKELMQTNTQLIANHTVWKNTVKREKIEQIALLLKGALLGDKLVGIKMNVPQNKLEGVIALLPSLNAPTIAHLYQSDWLSVETVVETHVVRDLIPMLLKTGAEGIIEYPLNKVV
- a CDS encoding radical SAM protein, with the translated sequence MASVDAPLIVPIFLPYAGCPHRCVFCNQESITGNRAQPLAHQTIKSRIDHFLKGCRPSSRRIQLAFYGGNFLGMAPEDVLSLLEMAAAYVKEGKIHGIRFSTRPDTIDSHRLDCLCAYPVDAVEIGAQSMNDEVLRLSRRGHTAEGTQQAVALLKSKGFVTGLQLMVGLPGDDERRAMASARSAAALSPDFVRIYPTVVLKESPLAKLYTSGRYISWTIERCVSIVKEMHGAFREKNIPVIRMGLQATVDLDSDACILAGPYHPAFGHLVISRIFLDKAVSTLKACAQLPEKAQRVTFCVHPRSVPRLRGQHNENIKKLKQMFGLVTVDVRSDPLLAEDDVKLTKV
- the rnc gene encoding ribonuclease III encodes the protein MQQDIIDIQEKLGYRFSDPAYLEEALRHSSYVNELSESNIRDNERLEFLGDAVVNLLVGHLLMDKYPNLKEGDLSRLRAGLVNEQELAAIARTLNLGKHLNLGKGEAQTHGHEKPSILADALEAVLAAVYLDGGLKCVFDVFSDHFITKLADTKPTVPLDYKSRLQELVQLKRRITPQYRLIDETGPDHDKTFRAQIIVGELITEGLGKSKKAAEQDAARQLLTLIEAST
- the dksA gene encoding RNA polymerase-binding protein DksA — encoded protein: MDKKDLDYFKEYLSDRLKELLSQADDTVSDMTGPSDSFPDPTDRASLEADRNFMLRIRDREHKLIKKIKKALDRIENGTFGICESCGEEISVNRLKARPVTTQCIDCKTKEEAMEKALGI
- a CDS encoding PHP domain-containing protein; this translates as MVFDSSAPIDLHIHSTASDGSLSAVEILRTARQIGLAAISITDHDTLEGARDALKIGVAGDLKFLPGVEISAGPPDNLPISGSMHLLGYNISLNNQALNHELAKLQAARANRNPEIVRLLNEIGLPMSYESLLASWDGQLSRPHIASHMLEKGYVTSIDEAFDNYLSRGKPAYVDKYRVDWRRAIEVVRSAGGVCVLAHPSLLELSDVDTLEGLIVTLKTAGLGGIEVFYPEHTPEQTEFYKTLALRYDLLMTGGSDFHGAINPHIRMGVGSGDLSVPYSLYEKLIYASSCNKI
- the hisI gene encoding phosphoribosyl-AMP cyclohydrolase, coding for MMMLEFSKMGGLVPAIVQDHSTGDVLMLAFMNEAAWLHTLKTGKATFWSRSRNSLWIKGETSGNVQLVKEIRVDCDNDTVLLKVEQVGGAACHTGHRSCFYKQVSKNGEIKIIGAPLFDPEEVYKK